One Thiocapsa bogorovii DNA segment encodes these proteins:
- a CDS encoding CRTAC1 family protein — MTQSKQSTGTTGEVRIRRAFILSVVIIVVALTVGLILIWLVTPPPDRDAVPDAEIQAPSRAVTSASDRPPSVRFTDITAEAGIDFVHVNGAYGERLMPETLGSGAAFLDYDGDGRQDLLLINSNYWPGHEPEGAETPRSALYRNLGGGRFEDVTEAAGLDLTFYGMGVAVGDYDGDGRPDLYLTGLHRNHLFRNEGGRFVEVTDSAGVGGGEDTWSSSAVFFDHDRDGDLDLFVVNYVQWSRDVDLEIDFRLTGLGRAYGAPLNFVGTDNTLFRNEGDGRFTDVTADAGIRVTDPVSGQPVGKGLGVSVVDYDGDGWLELVVANDTVRNFLYRNLGNGRFEEVGIFEGLAYDRNGKATSAMGIDAARFRDDGDLGVVIGNFANEMSSLYVTTEGRPPFVDEAVLEGLGPASRIPLTFGLVFLDYDLDGRLDLLLANGHLEHEIQKVQQSQTYAQPPSLLWNCGEACPGRFVPVEEAGDLLKPFVGRGLTFADIDGDGDLDVLVTQNGRRPALLRNDQATGHHYLRVKLAGRPPNTDAIGAELALTADGVTRYRQVMPARGYLSQVELPVTFGLGETTEVERLLIRWPDGSEQVVEWPQIDTLLVIGQPRGEAS, encoded by the coding sequence ATGACGCAGTCAAAACAATCGACCGGAACCACGGGGGAGGTTCGCATCCGGCGTGCCTTCATCCTGTCTGTCGTGATCATCGTTGTCGCGCTCACCGTGGGCCTTATCCTCATCTGGCTTGTGACGCCTCCGCCCGATCGGGACGCGGTGCCGGATGCCGAGATCCAGGCGCCGTCTCGCGCGGTGACCTCTGCCTCGGATCGACCGCCTTCGGTGCGTTTCACCGACATCACCGCCGAGGCAGGGATCGATTTCGTTCATGTCAACGGTGCCTATGGCGAACGTCTCATGCCGGAGACGCTCGGGAGCGGTGCGGCCTTCCTCGACTACGACGGCGATGGACGACAGGATCTTCTCTTGATCAACTCCAACTACTGGCCTGGTCACGAGCCCGAAGGTGCGGAGACACCGAGGTCCGCCCTTTATCGGAACCTGGGCGGCGGACGTTTCGAGGACGTCACCGAGGCGGCGGGTCTGGATCTGACCTTCTACGGGATGGGGGTTGCGGTCGGAGACTATGACGGCGACGGCCGGCCCGATCTCTATCTGACCGGTCTGCATCGCAATCATCTGTTCCGAAACGAGGGCGGGCGTTTCGTCGAGGTGACGGACAGCGCCGGGGTCGGCGGGGGCGAGGATACCTGGAGCTCGAGCGCCGTCTTCTTCGACCATGACCGGGACGGTGACCTCGACCTCTTTGTCGTCAACTATGTCCAGTGGTCCAGGGATGTCGACCTCGAGATCGACTTCCGTCTGACCGGGCTCGGACGTGCTTACGGCGCGCCGCTGAACTTCGTCGGGACCGACAACACACTCTTTCGCAACGAGGGCGACGGCCGCTTCACCGATGTCACGGCGGATGCCGGGATCCGGGTGACCGATCCGGTATCCGGCCAGCCGGTCGGCAAGGGGCTCGGGGTCAGCGTCGTCGACTATGACGGCGACGGCTGGCTCGAGCTCGTCGTCGCCAACGACACGGTTCGGAACTTCTTGTATCGCAACTTGGGGAACGGCCGATTCGAGGAGGTCGGCATCTTTGAAGGTCTCGCCTACGACCGCAACGGCAAGGCGACCTCGGCCATGGGGATCGATGCGGCCCGCTTTCGCGATGACGGGGACCTGGGCGTGGTGATCGGCAACTTTGCCAACGAGATGTCTTCACTCTATGTCACCACGGAGGGCCGCCCGCCCTTCGTCGACGAGGCCGTTCTCGAAGGTCTGGGGCCCGCGTCGCGCATCCCTTTGACCTTCGGTCTGGTCTTTCTCGACTACGATCTCGACGGTCGACTGGACCTTCTGCTGGCCAACGGCCATCTCGAGCACGAGATCCAAAAGGTCCAGCAGAGCCAGACCTATGCGCAGCCTCCCTCGCTGCTCTGGAATTGCGGCGAGGCCTGTCCGGGCCGATTCGTTCCGGTCGAGGAGGCGGGTGATCTGCTGAAACCCTTCGTGGGTCGGGGACTGACCTTCGCGGACATCGACGGCGACGGGGATCTCGACGTCCTCGTCACCCAGAACGGGCGTCGTCCCGCACTGCTGCGCAACGATCAGGCCACCGGGCATCACTATTTGCGCGTCAAGTTGGCCGGGCGACCGCCCAACACCGACGCGATCGGGGCCGAGCTCGCGCTCACGGCGGACGGGGTCACCCGTTATCGTCAGGTGATGCCGGCGCGCGGCTATCTCTCGCAGGTCGAGCTGCCCGTGACCTTCGGGTTGGGCGAGACGACCGAGGTCGAGCGGCTGCTGATCCGCTGGCCCGATGGCTCGGAGCAGGTGGTGGAGTGGCCGCAGATCGATACCCTGCTGGTCATCGGGCAGCCGCGAGGCGAGGCGTCATGA
- a CDS encoding tetratricopeptide repeat protein: MIHLMLLLVLAVSSLSADPTSTLTEPRDERLIPIAETDVSGAERLMQVAIEQARVALADLLRDPQTSDDQLAEAYGRLGALYLLVEVEAVADACLRNAATLQPSVFRWPYYAGYLGLLAGRLEEAIADLQTARALDPDYAPLDLRLGKALLESGRLDEAKMALERVADTPGLVAAANFYLGQIANLQRRHADAVVALERSLEADPAPSGVGFQLAQAYRALGDRERAEAYLASFDAGSPAAQDPLIAELEVATGRSLPAFQEAMHATRRGDYRLAAERFAEGLDVDPDNAAARVSYARTLFLSGAKPEAKQELFKALEQDPGQTLARFLLGVLHEAQGELAAAEDAYRGTLDAEPGHPGAAFYLANLDLRAGRFRDAASGYRAVLASRDPVDPAYLLELIALSRSDTAEREILVRLDARLGQRPDDRMLAYALARLLAAAKDPDLRDPARALTLAQELVGQQPIPPYLRALALAHMATGDAEQAIETLQPLVAFAAWSLPPGERAVLMDEVAVYGEGRVPDEPWPEGDPFLAPPPFDPLAAFRDYPAAVPY; this comes from the coding sequence ATGATCCATCTGATGCTGCTGTTGGTCTTGGCGGTTTCGAGCCTCTCGGCCGATCCAACGAGCACGCTCACCGAGCCACGCGACGAGCGGCTCATCCCGATCGCCGAGACCGATGTCAGCGGTGCCGAGCGCCTGATGCAGGTCGCCATCGAGCAGGCCCGCGTCGCCCTGGCCGATCTGCTGCGGGATCCGCAGACCAGCGATGACCAACTCGCCGAGGCCTACGGGCGCCTCGGGGCACTCTACCTGTTGGTCGAGGTGGAGGCGGTTGCAGATGCCTGTTTGCGCAACGCAGCGACCCTGCAGCCGAGCGTCTTTCGCTGGCCCTACTATGCGGGGTATCTGGGCCTGCTCGCCGGACGCTTGGAGGAGGCGATTGCCGATCTGCAGACCGCTCGTGCCCTGGACCCGGACTACGCGCCGCTCGATCTGCGTCTCGGCAAGGCCCTGTTGGAGTCGGGTCGGCTCGACGAGGCAAAGATGGCTCTGGAGCGCGTCGCGGACACACCTGGACTGGTGGCGGCCGCGAACTTCTATCTCGGCCAGATCGCCAATCTGCAGCGCCGGCATGCCGATGCCGTGGTCGCGCTGGAGCGATCGCTCGAGGCCGATCCGGCGCCGTCCGGGGTCGGCTTCCAGTTGGCGCAGGCGTATCGCGCCCTGGGCGACCGGGAACGTGCAGAGGCGTATTTGGCGAGCTTCGACGCGGGAAGCCCCGCCGCGCAGGACCCTCTCATCGCCGAGCTGGAGGTCGCGACCGGTCGCTCGTTGCCGGCGTTTCAGGAGGCGATGCATGCGACCCGCCGCGGTGACTATCGGCTGGCCGCTGAGCGTTTCGCGGAAGGTCTCGATGTGGATCCGGACAACGCCGCGGCGCGTGTCAGCTACGCCCGAACACTCTTTCTCTCGGGCGCGAAGCCCGAGGCGAAACAGGAGCTTTTCAAAGCCCTCGAACAGGATCCGGGTCAAACGCTAGCGCGCTTCTTGCTGGGCGTACTCCACGAGGCGCAGGGCGAGCTCGCCGCGGCCGAGGACGCCTATCGAGGGACTCTGGACGCGGAACCGGGCCACCCGGGCGCAGCCTTCTATCTGGCGAATCTTGACCTGCGAGCCGGCCGATTCCGAGACGCGGCTTCCGGATACCGTGCGGTCTTGGCGTCCCGCGATCCGGTCGATCCCGCCTATCTGCTCGAACTGATTGCTTTGAGCCGTTCGGACACCGCCGAGCGCGAGATCTTGGTACGCCTTGATGCGCGCCTCGGACAGCGCCCCGATGACAGGATGCTCGCTTACGCCCTGGCACGCCTGCTTGCGGCGGCCAAGGATCCCGACCTGCGCGATCCGGCGCGCGCCCTAACGCTGGCGCAAGAGCTGGTCGGACAGCAGCCGATCCCTCCGTATCTGAGGGCCCTGGCCTTGGCGCATATGGCGACAGGCGACGCGGAACAGGCGATCGAGACGCTGCAGCCGCTCGTCGCCTTTGCGGCTTGGTCCCTACCGCCGGGAGAGCGCGCGGTCTTGATGGACGAGGTGGCGGTGTACGGGGAGGGTCGGGTCCCCGATGAGCCTTGGCCCGAGGGGGATCCCTTCCTCGCTCCGCCGCCGTTCGACCCGTTGGCCGCGTTCCGGGATTATCCCGCCGCGGTACCCTATTGA